Proteins from one Corallococcus exiguus genomic window:
- a CDS encoding chalcone isomerase family protein translates to MRTVAITGVGKRVKGKAMMGTALKKGARGLALGMLLLVGAAAHAGQAGGVNMPDSLQVEGRTLALTHMELKKKLFFNVYVWSLYMEEEPTCFKEAVSSNSLKRLHFRFLRTISKDQLVGSFREGLRQNPAMRQDALNQSLEKLLSSLHDVRKGDDLVLTYLPGSGLHVSGGASGGVHIPGKSFADALFSSWLDTHPIFPK, encoded by the coding sequence ATGCGCACCGTTGCGATCACCGGCGTTGGGAAGAGGGTGAAGGGGAAGGCGATGATGGGGACGGCGTTGAAAAAGGGGGCGCGAGGGCTCGCGCTGGGGATGCTCCTGCTGGTGGGCGCTGCCGCCCATGCGGGACAGGCGGGCGGGGTCAACATGCCGGATTCCCTCCAGGTGGAGGGGCGCACACTGGCGCTCACCCACATGGAGCTGAAGAAGAAGCTCTTCTTCAATGTGTACGTGTGGAGCCTCTACATGGAGGAGGAGCCCACCTGCTTCAAGGAGGCTGTGTCGTCCAACAGCCTGAAACGACTGCACTTCCGCTTCCTGCGCACCATCAGCAAGGACCAGCTCGTGGGCAGCTTCCGCGAGGGCCTCCGCCAGAACCCGGCCATGCGCCAGGACGCCCTCAACCAGTCCCTGGAGAAGCTGCTGTCGTCCCTCCATGACGTGCGCAAGGGCGACGACCTCGTCCTGACCTACCTGCCCGGCTCCGGCCTCCACGTCTCCGGCGGCGCGTCCGGCGGGGTCCACATCCCCGGCAAGTCCTTCGCCGACGCCCTCTTCAGCTCCTGGCTGGACACCCACCCCATCTTCCCCAAGTAG
- a CDS encoding OmpA family protein has protein sequence MRTRLVLAALVALSTGCVSQGKFNEKALEAEGLTKNLTDEKAARAAAEAKIKELEEKQTALEQEKTALETRLNASENRLTGAAAERRALEEKNAQLAALNDELGRNAKKLAQAKEELEKKSSEYENLAQSLKQEISDGKIELSEMKGRMTVQLKDKILFASGSARVGKEGQDALVKIADALKTVKGRIVRVEGHTDDVPTGGGQFATNWELSLARAMAVVRSLQDSGVDPTMLSAAGYGQYQPLVPNDTPEHKSQNRRIEIVLAPGLGGR, from the coding sequence ATGCGGACACGTCTGGTTCTGGCTGCCCTCGTTGCCCTTTCCACGGGTTGCGTCTCGCAGGGGAAGTTCAACGAGAAGGCCCTGGAGGCGGAGGGGCTGACGAAGAACCTCACGGATGAGAAGGCGGCCCGCGCGGCCGCCGAGGCGAAGATCAAGGAGCTGGAGGAGAAGCAGACCGCGCTGGAGCAGGAGAAGACCGCGCTGGAGACGCGCCTCAACGCCTCCGAGAACCGCCTCACCGGCGCCGCGGCCGAGCGCCGCGCCCTGGAGGAGAAGAACGCGCAGCTGGCCGCGCTCAACGACGAGCTGGGGCGCAACGCCAAGAAGCTCGCGCAGGCGAAGGAGGAGCTGGAGAAGAAGAGCTCCGAGTACGAGAACCTGGCCCAGTCCCTCAAGCAGGAGATTTCCGACGGCAAGATCGAGCTGTCGGAGATGAAGGGCCGGATGACGGTGCAGCTCAAGGACAAGATCCTCTTCGCGTCCGGCTCCGCGCGCGTGGGCAAGGAAGGGCAGGACGCGCTGGTGAAGATCGCCGACGCGCTCAAGACGGTGAAGGGCCGCATCGTGCGCGTGGAAGGCCACACGGACGACGTGCCCACCGGCGGCGGACAGTTCGCCACCAACTGGGAGCTGAGCCTGGCGCGCGCGATGGCGGTGGTTCGTTCGCTTCAGGACTCTGGCGTGGACCCGACCATGCTGTCCGCGGCGGGTTACGGGCAGTACCAGCCGCTCGTTCCCAACGACACGCCGGAGCACAAGAGCCAGAACCGGCGCATCGAAATCGTGCTCGCCCCCGGCCTCGGGGGGCGCTAG
- a CDS encoding TonB-dependent receptor domain-containing protein, which produces MRTLLCVVCVLLATGAVAQAPDAGTLAGDAGAPTGVLTKPPALLRQVEAAYPPDAAAQQLEGTVVMFIDISETGAVTNVEITQPAGHGFDEAATEAVKQFQFEPAEVDNVPAPVRIQYAYQFVFRAPEPQPEASPDGGVAEPQGPVNFSGQAVERGTRKPLVGAEVVLTELDRSTVTDGEGRFSFRGVPVGTHPVVVVLGNYDRFKTQETIEEGKETRATYYVQKRIFSQYETVVRSDRERKEVTRTTISVAEVQRIPGTQGDTLKVVQNLPGVARPAFNGGALVIRGTSPQESGVFLDGLRIPILYHFGGLTSVYNSDLLEAVDYLPGNFSAYYGDITGGVINVRSREPRTDRYHATVGISLIESNAVIEGPITDTLSFAIGGRRSYIDLVLKAVPFDDDSLQVAPRYYDAQAKLVWKPSRRHTFTLQGLTSRDRLALLLDQPADGDPSVNGGLDVTTGFNQLRLRHQFREGRLTVDTHGLVGNTILDFQIGERGLRIASTDLYLRPTVEYAFNDSVMVAGGLDVVANLANVTASIQQPPREGEPPSPLVTEDLINIDGKFTQYYPSAWAEVRWRPIKDLLVVPGVRTESYIFTDQQEVKRTVNPRLAVRYALTETLTLKGGAGVYHSPPVQDEPSPGFGNPDLGAKRSLQYSVGAEWQARPEWFVGSEVFYNDLDDLIVRSNARVVRDGESVPENLKNGGVGRIYGFELLVRRALTDRLFGWISYTLSRSERRDAPGARWRKFDNDQTHVLTAIASYKLPKGWEVGARFRFASGNPTTPVLGSKRDDTTDVFIPYYGLVNSQRLPSFNQLDIRVDKNLIFDTWNLDLYLDLTNAYNNQSVEGVAYNYNYSKREYFKGLPILPVLGLKGAF; this is translated from the coding sequence ATGAGAACGCTCCTCTGCGTCGTCTGTGTATTGCTTGCGACCGGAGCCGTGGCACAGGCTCCGGACGCAGGAACTCTCGCCGGCGATGCTGGCGCTCCCACGGGCGTGCTGACGAAGCCGCCCGCCCTCCTGCGTCAGGTCGAAGCGGCCTACCCACCGGATGCCGCCGCCCAGCAGCTCGAGGGCACGGTGGTGATGTTCATCGACATCTCGGAGACGGGCGCCGTCACGAATGTCGAAATCACCCAGCCCGCGGGCCACGGCTTCGACGAAGCCGCCACGGAAGCGGTGAAGCAGTTCCAGTTCGAGCCCGCGGAGGTGGACAACGTCCCCGCGCCGGTGCGCATCCAGTACGCCTACCAGTTCGTCTTCCGCGCGCCGGAGCCGCAACCGGAGGCCTCGCCGGACGGCGGCGTCGCGGAGCCGCAGGGGCCGGTGAACTTCAGCGGCCAGGCGGTGGAGCGCGGCACGCGCAAGCCCCTGGTGGGCGCGGAGGTGGTGCTCACGGAGTTGGACCGCTCCACCGTCACGGACGGCGAAGGGCGCTTCTCCTTCCGAGGCGTCCCCGTGGGCACGCACCCGGTCGTCGTGGTGCTGGGCAACTACGACCGCTTCAAGACGCAGGAGACGATTGAAGAGGGCAAGGAGACGCGGGCCACGTACTACGTGCAGAAGCGCATCTTCAGCCAATACGAGACGGTGGTCCGCAGCGACCGCGAGCGCAAGGAGGTGACGCGCACGACCATCTCGGTGGCGGAGGTGCAGCGCATACCGGGCACGCAGGGTGACACGCTCAAGGTGGTGCAGAACCTGCCGGGCGTGGCGCGGCCCGCGTTCAACGGCGGCGCGCTGGTCATCCGAGGCACCAGCCCGCAGGAGTCCGGCGTCTTCCTGGACGGCCTGCGCATCCCCATCCTGTACCACTTCGGTGGTCTCACCTCCGTGTACAACTCGGACCTGCTGGAGGCGGTGGACTACCTGCCCGGCAACTTCTCCGCGTACTACGGCGACATCACCGGCGGCGTCATCAACGTGCGCAGCCGCGAGCCCCGCACGGACCGCTACCACGCCACGGTGGGCATCAGCCTCATTGAGTCCAACGCGGTGATTGAGGGCCCCATCACGGACACGCTGAGCTTCGCGATTGGCGGCCGGCGTTCGTACATCGACCTGGTGCTCAAGGCGGTGCCGTTCGACGACGACAGCCTCCAGGTGGCGCCGCGCTACTACGACGCGCAGGCGAAGCTGGTGTGGAAGCCGAGCCGCCGCCACACCTTCACGCTGCAGGGCCTGACGTCACGCGACCGTCTGGCATTGCTCCTGGACCAGCCGGCGGATGGCGACCCGTCCGTCAATGGTGGCCTGGATGTGACGACGGGCTTCAACCAGCTGCGCCTGCGGCACCAGTTCCGCGAGGGCAGGCTGACGGTCGACACGCATGGGCTCGTGGGCAACACCATCCTGGACTTCCAGATTGGCGAGCGTGGGCTGCGCATCGCGTCCACGGACCTGTATCTGCGGCCCACGGTGGAGTACGCGTTCAACGACAGCGTGATGGTCGCGGGCGGTCTGGACGTGGTGGCGAACCTGGCGAACGTGACGGCCAGCATCCAGCAGCCGCCGCGCGAGGGTGAGCCGCCGTCGCCGCTGGTGACGGAGGACCTCATCAACATCGACGGGAAGTTCACCCAGTACTACCCGTCCGCCTGGGCGGAGGTGCGCTGGCGGCCCATCAAAGACTTGCTGGTGGTGCCGGGCGTGCGCACGGAGAGCTACATCTTCACGGACCAGCAGGAGGTGAAGCGCACAGTGAACCCTCGGCTCGCGGTGCGCTACGCGCTCACGGAGACGCTGACGCTGAAGGGCGGCGCGGGCGTCTACCACAGCCCTCCGGTGCAGGATGAGCCGTCGCCGGGGTTCGGCAATCCGGACCTGGGGGCGAAGCGGTCGCTCCAGTACAGCGTGGGCGCGGAGTGGCAGGCGCGGCCGGAGTGGTTCGTGGGCAGCGAGGTCTTCTACAACGACCTGGATGACCTCATCGTCCGCTCGAACGCGCGCGTCGTGCGCGACGGCGAGTCCGTGCCTGAGAACCTGAAGAACGGAGGCGTGGGGCGCATCTATGGCTTCGAGTTGCTGGTGCGCCGGGCGCTGACGGACCGGCTGTTCGGCTGGATTTCGTACACGCTCAGCCGCAGCGAGCGCCGGGACGCGCCGGGAGCGCGCTGGCGCAAGTTCGACAACGACCAGACGCACGTGCTGACGGCCATCGCCAGCTACAAGCTGCCGAAGGGCTGGGAGGTGGGCGCGCGGTTCCGCTTCGCGTCCGGCAACCCGACGACGCCGGTGCTGGGCTCCAAGCGCGACGACACGACGGACGTCTTCATCCCGTACTACGGGCTGGTCAATTCCCAGCGACTGCCGTCGTTCAACCAGCTGGACATCCGCGTGGACAAGAACCTCATCTTCGACACCTGGAACCTGGACCTCTACCTGGACCTGACGAACGCGTACAACAACCAGTCGGTCGAGGGCGTGGCCTACAACTACAACTATTCCAAGCGCGAGTACTTCAAGGGCCTGCCCATCCTGCCCGTGCTCGGCTTGAAGGGAGCCTTCTGA
- a CDS encoding Hsp70 family protein, giving the protein MRACGLDFGTSNTALALPDGTVLPLQPHTPEPRLFRSVLFFAEEEREVFTGADAIQRYLEDNNGRFIQSVKSFLHSSSFRATQVKGRTYTIEDLVAILLRRVREAAGAHLGEPPDAVVLGRPAVFTPDADADALAEKRLRKAAEIAGFTHVQFLIEPIAAALAYEARLEKDELVLVADFGAGTTDLTLMRLGPSRRGNLDRRPDVVGSTGVRIGGDRFDAEIMRHKLLPKFGAGSTYKVKGFSHKRLPIPQHVLAKLLNWHEMSFIREKSTQELLEVMLDTSDHPAEIQALYDLVMDNLGYRLFRAIEATKVKLSSEEVATIDFEDARIHLHEPMTRAEFETASRTLLDELSQCTEGLLAKHPEAREIDAVFLTGGSSQIPAVRELYVKRFGEERVRTADAFTSVAEGLGRASAWLTG; this is encoded by the coding sequence ATGCGCGCCTGCGGACTCGACTTCGGAACCAGCAACACCGCCCTGGCCCTGCCGGACGGCACCGTGTTGCCGCTGCAGCCCCACACCCCGGAGCCCCGGCTGTTCCGCTCCGTGCTCTTCTTCGCGGAGGAGGAGCGGGAGGTCTTCACGGGCGCGGACGCCATCCAGCGCTACCTGGAGGACAACAACGGCCGGTTCATCCAGTCCGTGAAGTCCTTCCTGCACAGCTCGTCCTTCCGGGCGACGCAGGTGAAGGGGCGCACGTACACCATCGAGGACCTGGTGGCCATCCTGCTGCGCCGCGTGCGCGAGGCAGCCGGGGCGCACCTGGGCGAGCCGCCGGACGCGGTGGTGCTGGGCCGGCCCGCGGTGTTCACGCCGGATGCGGATGCGGACGCGCTGGCGGAGAAGCGGCTGCGCAAGGCGGCGGAGATCGCGGGCTTCACGCACGTGCAGTTCCTGATTGAACCCATCGCGGCGGCGCTCGCGTACGAGGCGCGGCTCGAGAAGGACGAGCTGGTGCTGGTGGCGGACTTCGGCGCCGGCACGACGGACCTGACGTTGATGCGGCTGGGCCCGTCGCGGCGAGGAAACCTGGACCGCAGGCCGGACGTGGTGGGGTCCACGGGTGTGCGCATCGGTGGTGACCGGTTCGACGCGGAGATCATGCGGCACAAGCTGCTGCCGAAGTTCGGGGCGGGGTCCACGTACAAGGTGAAGGGCTTCAGCCACAAGCGGCTGCCCATTCCGCAGCACGTGCTGGCGAAGCTGCTCAACTGGCACGAGATGTCCTTCATCCGGGAGAAGTCCACGCAGGAACTCCTGGAGGTGATGCTCGACACGAGCGACCACCCCGCGGAGATTCAAGCGCTCTACGACCTGGTGATGGACAACCTGGGCTACCGGCTGTTCCGGGCGATTGAAGCGACGAAGGTGAAGCTGTCGAGCGAGGAGGTGGCGACCATCGACTTCGAGGACGCGCGCATCCACCTGCACGAGCCGATGACGCGGGCGGAGTTCGAGACGGCGAGCCGCACGTTGTTGGATGAACTGTCGCAGTGCACGGAAGGGCTGTTGGCGAAGCACCCGGAGGCCAGGGAGATTGACGCGGTCTTCCTGACGGGCGGTTCGTCGCAGATTCCGGCGGTGCGGGAGCTGTATGTGAAGCGCTTCGGGGAGGAGCGCGTGCGTACGGCGGACGCATTCACCTCCGTGGCGGAGGGCCTGGGCCGCGCGTCCGCGTGGCTGACGGGGTGA
- a CDS encoding RNA polymerase factor sigma-32 → MQTSSSFSSADSLSTYLSEINQYPLLNPQDEQSLSRAFRAGDLSAGHRLVTSNLRFVVKVAYEYRSYGLKMSDLIQEANIGLMKAVQKFDPEKGIRLISYAVWWIRAYIQNYVLRNWSLVKLGTTQAQRRLFFSLARTRRELEKLGAGDGHIVNADEIAKKLNVKPTEVREMEQRMGGRDLSLDAPVGEDGDATHLDFVESDAASHADEVADRQQAGLTRNLVQRALTRLDPRERFIIEQRVMSDSEMTLSELGEHFGFSRERARQLEIRAKDKLKAELANLMAEAGLDQAELAA, encoded by the coding sequence ATGCAGACCTCCAGCTCCTTCTCTTCCGCCGACTCGCTCTCCACGTACCTCTCGGAGATCAACCAGTACCCGCTGCTGAACCCGCAGGATGAGCAGTCGCTGTCGCGCGCCTTCCGCGCGGGCGACCTGTCCGCGGGCCACCGCCTGGTGACGAGCAACCTGCGCTTCGTGGTGAAGGTGGCGTACGAGTACCGCTCCTACGGCCTGAAGATGTCCGACCTCATCCAGGAGGCGAACATCGGCCTGATGAAGGCGGTGCAGAAGTTCGACCCGGAGAAGGGCATCCGCCTCATCTCCTACGCGGTGTGGTGGATCCGCGCGTACATCCAGAACTACGTGCTCCGCAACTGGAGCCTGGTGAAGCTGGGCACCACGCAGGCGCAGCGCCGGCTGTTCTTCAGCCTGGCCCGCACGCGCCGCGAGTTGGAGAAGCTGGGCGCCGGCGACGGCCACATCGTCAACGCGGACGAAATCGCCAAGAAGCTGAACGTGAAGCCCACGGAAGTGCGTGAGATGGAGCAGCGCATGGGCGGCCGGGACCTGTCCCTGGACGCGCCGGTGGGCGAGGACGGCGACGCCACGCACCTGGACTTCGTGGAGTCCGATGCCGCCTCCCACGCGGACGAGGTCGCCGACCGGCAGCAGGCGGGCCTCACCCGCAACCTGGTGCAGCGCGCGCTGACGCGCCTGGATCCGCGCGAGCGCTTCATCATCGAGCAGCGCGTGATGAGCGACTCGGAGATGACCCTGAGCGAGCTGGGCGAGCACTTCGGCTTCTCCCGCGAGCGCGCCCGCCAGCTGGAGATCCGCGCCAAGGACAAGCTGAAGGCGGAGCTGGCGAACCTGATGGCCGAGGCCGGCCTGGACCAGGCCGAGCTGGCCGCGTAA
- a CDS encoding DUF4114 domain-containing protein: MQPHLLRLLAFVAGGFLLVIPSPRAAHAVAPGSTKPFHVLPRLTGFSQSSAVLPPGGTAEVGILAMDPQGNPLTFSWDASTGTLGTQVDTGTSSLQTWTAPQCLAEDATPVAVTVTSSYGQSISSQFGFSVAQDLAVNRQPPFVDSGFELLENAGAASWQELWLTAPLAPRSPERIVFATDQELSVTFIAKESEATHAFGYVYYDDLVARGYVNAQGDLVDANGNGIADLHEDLYNLAPPSGVQARPYIGVSPRCSRTFTSGGFLFRQPELALNSVCASAFFTSQDLTDARPGRTSSAYNITADIVGTVPPVPSANAGTGFSDNGLFPHIPNLLEPAHPTNNFMGMGSLVFLSTEDDSNLTTYRAMGLVPDADDFEDGIPDYDVSRYDTRGLVRSVNPDPGITRKDRTVDLGLIQGGKEMVFFLVTAFDAAHYLDDGTVFPCLRRDANLKCTLHLKTPLSVFFSKAKWNLDQDPVGRMPTLQRNIGCAFSDQCDPDHAQSSSKACAVVATSQKMCGWLDSFVLQRSAQPHYGGLVLPREGATVPASGNLRMPHVLMTAPTTVPGQWLLGFEDLNGGGDRDFNDAVFLFQGQAPMAARSKVLNPPDASCAVSRVRFTKTDTVPTGCATSQPAPSYALATDCQVCGDGVCASNPTPTWHPLPLMRGADSVTVDVSGTPGNQLCWKVTHPGDAPACLPAAVQVDVGYELTPVDP, translated from the coding sequence TTGCAGCCTCATCTCCTTCGCCTCCTGGCCTTCGTGGCCGGGGGGTTCCTGCTTGTCATTCCCTCACCGCGCGCGGCCCACGCGGTGGCCCCCGGGAGCACCAAGCCCTTCCATGTGCTGCCGCGACTCACCGGCTTCTCGCAGTCCTCGGCGGTCCTGCCTCCCGGCGGCACCGCGGAGGTGGGCATCCTGGCCATGGATCCCCAGGGAAATCCGCTGACGTTCTCCTGGGACGCCAGCACGGGCACCCTGGGGACGCAGGTGGACACCGGGACCTCGAGCCTCCAGACCTGGACCGCGCCGCAGTGCCTGGCGGAGGACGCCACGCCGGTGGCCGTCACGGTCACCAGCAGCTATGGCCAGTCCATCTCCTCGCAGTTCGGCTTCAGCGTCGCCCAGGACCTGGCGGTGAACCGGCAGCCGCCGTTCGTGGACTCGGGCTTCGAGCTCCTGGAGAACGCTGGCGCCGCGTCCTGGCAGGAGCTGTGGTTGACCGCTCCTTTGGCCCCCAGGTCCCCGGAGCGCATCGTGTTCGCGACGGACCAGGAGCTGAGCGTCACCTTCATCGCCAAGGAATCGGAGGCCACGCACGCGTTCGGCTACGTGTACTACGACGACCTCGTCGCTCGCGGCTACGTCAACGCCCAGGGCGACCTGGTGGATGCCAACGGCAATGGCATCGCGGACCTGCACGAGGACCTCTACAACCTGGCCCCGCCCTCCGGCGTCCAGGCCCGCCCGTACATCGGCGTGAGCCCCCGCTGTAGCCGGACCTTCACGTCCGGTGGCTTCCTCTTCCGTCAGCCGGAGCTGGCGCTCAACTCGGTCTGCGCTTCGGCCTTCTTCACCAGCCAGGACCTGACGGATGCCCGTCCCGGCCGCACCTCCTCCGCCTACAACATCACCGCCGACATCGTGGGGACCGTCCCCCCCGTTCCCTCCGCGAACGCGGGCACCGGCTTCTCCGACAACGGCCTCTTCCCGCACATCCCCAACCTGCTGGAGCCCGCCCACCCCACCAACAACTTCATGGGAATGGGCTCGCTGGTCTTCCTGAGCACCGAGGACGACAGCAACCTGACCACCTATCGCGCGATGGGTCTGGTGCCGGACGCCGATGATTTCGAGGACGGCATCCCGGACTACGACGTGTCCCGGTACGACACGCGGGGCCTGGTGCGGTCCGTCAACCCGGATCCGGGCATCACCCGCAAGGACCGCACGGTGGACCTGGGGCTCATCCAGGGAGGCAAGGAGATGGTCTTCTTCCTCGTCACCGCCTTCGACGCGGCCCACTACCTGGACGACGGCACCGTCTTCCCGTGCCTGCGCAGGGACGCCAACCTCAAGTGCACGCTGCACCTGAAGACGCCCCTGTCCGTCTTCTTCTCCAAGGCGAAGTGGAACCTGGATCAGGACCCCGTGGGCCGGATGCCGACGCTGCAGCGGAACATCGGCTGCGCCTTCTCCGACCAGTGTGACCCGGACCACGCCCAGTCCTCCTCGAAGGCCTGCGCCGTGGTGGCGACCAGCCAGAAGATGTGTGGCTGGCTGGATTCGTTCGTGCTGCAGCGCAGCGCCCAGCCGCATTACGGGGGCCTCGTCCTTCCCAGGGAAGGCGCCACCGTCCCCGCGTCGGGCAACCTCCGCATGCCGCATGTGCTGATGACGGCGCCCACGACCGTGCCGGGCCAGTGGCTCCTGGGCTTCGAGGACCTCAATGGTGGCGGCGACCGGGACTTCAACGACGCCGTCTTCCTGTTCCAGGGCCAGGCGCCGATGGCCGCGCGCTCGAAGGTGTTGAACCCTCCGGACGCAAGCTGCGCCGTGTCCCGCGTGCGCTTCACGAAGACGGACACCGTGCCGACAGGCTGCGCCACCAGCCAGCCCGCGCCCTCCTATGCGCTGGCCACCGACTGCCAGGTGTGCGGCGACGGCGTCTGCGCATCCAACCCCACGCCCACCTGGCACCCGCTGCCGCTCATGCGCGGGGCGGACAGCGTCACCGTGGATGTCTCGGGCACGCCCGGCAACCAGCTCTGCTGGAAGGTCACCCACCCCGGTGACGCCCCCGCCTGCCTGCCCGCGGCGGTCCAGGTGGACGTGGGCTACGAGCTCACGCCCGTGGACCCCTGA
- a CDS encoding DUF4114 domain-containing protein, with product MHPNPSRLLALVAGSALFVIPSLRPAHAADTCGPGDLYEDVQPAFTAAGFDQLQQVTLTPQKTLRSVNPFWTPTSVDSIVFPSDQNVTISFVYESAGASHALGYVYMSDLRARGYVNAQGDLVDANGNGIADLHEDLYNLAPPSGAQARPYIGVSPRCSRTFVSRGFTYRQPDLALNSACASAFITNRDMTDARPGRTSSAYNITVDVVGSTPPSAAGTGYSDNGLFTRIPNLLEPAHASNNNMGIGHLAFLLADDDSDRETFQGLGTVADATDVNDGVPDYDVSAYDGHGLPRTSNPDPGITPYDRTVDLGVIAGGQEVIFFLVSAYETQHNTDNGTVFPCLSRDANLKCTLHLKTPLNVFFSKAKWNLDQDFMGQNPVVSRNMGCDYRDACNAANPASSPYACTLAGTTQKLCGWLDDWTRERLATMPYGNTSLPMAATTVAAPGNLVMPHAVLSNVGPASDRWLLAFEDLPGGGDRDFNDVVFMLRNWAPTSGRVRSTVLSPAAPSCAIQQVYIHKDDAQDPTCSSPVAIHYAVATDCRVCLASTCVPNPTPTWHPVTFDWNRDAVLDVSGTPGHQLCWKADLIAGNGPCQATINNVDIGYESGPVNP from the coding sequence TTGCACCCGAACCCCTCCCGTCTCCTGGCCCTCGTGGCCGGGAGCGCGTTGTTTGTCATTCCTTCGCTGCGTCCGGCCCATGCGGCCGACACCTGCGGCCCCGGGGACCTGTACGAGGACGTGCAGCCCGCGTTCACCGCCGCGGGGTTCGACCAACTCCAGCAGGTGACGCTCACCCCGCAGAAGACGCTGCGGTCGGTGAACCCGTTCTGGACGCCCACGTCGGTGGACTCCATCGTGTTCCCGTCGGACCAGAACGTCACCATCAGCTTCGTGTACGAGAGCGCCGGCGCGAGCCACGCGCTGGGCTACGTGTACATGAGCGACCTGCGGGCCCGAGGCTACGTCAACGCCCAGGGCGACCTGGTGGATGCCAATGGCAACGGCATCGCGGACCTGCACGAGGACCTCTACAACCTGGCCCCGCCCTCCGGTGCCCAGGCCCGCCCGTACATCGGCGTGAGCCCCCGCTGTTCCCGGACCTTCGTCTCCCGTGGCTTCACCTACCGCCAGCCGGACCTGGCGCTCAACTCGGCCTGCGCTTCGGCCTTCATCACCAACCGGGACATGACGGATGCCCGTCCCGGCCGCACCTCCTCCGCCTACAACATCACCGTCGACGTCGTCGGGAGCACCCCGCCGTCAGCGGCCGGCACCGGCTATTCGGACAACGGGCTCTTCACGCGCATCCCCAACCTGTTGGAGCCCGCGCACGCGTCCAACAACAACATGGGCATCGGCCACCTGGCCTTCCTCCTGGCCGACGACGACTCCGACAGGGAGACCTTCCAGGGGCTGGGCACCGTCGCTGACGCGACGGATGTGAACGACGGCGTCCCCGACTACGACGTCTCCGCCTATGACGGCCATGGCCTTCCGAGGACCTCCAACCCGGACCCCGGCATCACGCCCTACGACCGCACGGTGGACCTGGGCGTCATCGCTGGCGGACAGGAGGTGATCTTCTTCCTCGTCTCCGCCTATGAGACGCAACACAACACGGACAACGGCACCGTCTTCCCCTGCCTGAGCAGGGATGCCAACCTCAAGTGCACGCTGCACCTGAAGACGCCCCTCAACGTGTTCTTCTCCAAGGCGAAGTGGAACCTGGATCAGGACTTCATGGGCCAGAACCCCGTCGTGTCCCGGAACATGGGTTGTGATTACCGCGACGCATGCAACGCGGCGAACCCGGCTTCGTCCCCGTACGCCTGCACCCTGGCCGGCACAACCCAGAAGCTGTGCGGGTGGTTGGATGACTGGACCCGGGAGCGCCTGGCGACGATGCCCTACGGCAACACGAGCCTGCCCATGGCCGCCACCACCGTCGCCGCGCCGGGCAACCTCGTCATGCCCCACGCCGTGCTGAGCAACGTGGGCCCCGCGTCCGACCGGTGGCTCCTGGCCTTCGAGGACCTCCCGGGTGGAGGCGACCGGGACTTCAACGACGTCGTCTTCATGCTGCGCAACTGGGCGCCCACGTCCGGCCGCGTTCGCTCCACCGTGCTGAGCCCCGCGGCCCCCAGCTGCGCCATCCAGCAGGTGTACATCCACAAGGACGACGCCCAGGACCCCACCTGCTCCTCTCCGGTCGCCATCCACTACGCGGTGGCCACCGACTGCCGCGTGTGCCTCGCCAGCACATGCGTCCCCAATCCCACGCCCACCTGGCATCCGGTGACGTTCGATTGGAACCGGGACGCCGTGCTCGACGTGTCCGGCACTCCCGGCCATCAGCTCTGCTGGAAGGCGGACCTGATCGCCGGGAACGGTCCGTGCCAGGCCACCATCAACAACGTGGACATCGGCTACGAGTCCGGACCCGTCAATCCCTGA